The sequence GGTTCTGAAAATCTTGATCACGAGCCACAGCCCAAACGTCGCCGCAACAAATGCCACAAACCTGACGAGGCCGGGTTCGACCGCGTAGCCCGGCGCCATCAGGATCAATGCGCAAATCAGGCCGCCTGCGGCAGTCGCTGCCAGTCCAGCTTTCCAGCCGAGGCAAATGCACACAGCCGCAATTGCAACCAGCAGCCCAGATGGCTCGCCGGTAAACAGCGCGAGCAAAACGCTCCCAGTGCCGATCGCCCCGGCGACGACGCGGCGCTGCCTAATTGACCTTAGCTCCATTCGAGACCCTCTCGCGACCGCATCTGCTCGGGTCTCGCGATCCCGGTCCGTTGCAGCCCATTTGTCCGAGGCGTATCGCGTGGGATGCGAACGAACCCGCTACAGCGGCAGCGCATATTCGAACAGCGTTCAACGCATCTCAGCCGGCATCGACTGCCAGGCCCCCAAGAGGTGAGTGAGGGACCTTGCATTCATCTTCTTCATCATGTTGCTCCGATGGAGCTTCACGGTGATTTCGCTGATGCCAAGGTCGAATGCAATTTGCTTGTTCATTGCCCCAGCGACCACAAATCTCAGCACCTCGCGTTCCCGTGGAGTGAGGGTCTCGTAAAGCGCCATGGTTTTGCGCGCCGCGGTCGAGGCCGCCCTGCGCGCTTTGTCAGTAGCGACGGCTACCGATACCGCGTCAAGGAAGGTCTGGTCGCGCACCGGTTTGGTCAGGAAGTCGACCGCTCCCGTCTTCATCGCTTGCACGCTCATGGCGATGTCGCCATGGCCCGTCAGGAACACGACCGGAGTCTGTATTCCCTTCGTCAGGAGAAGATGCTGGAGATCCAGGCCGCTCTGGCCCGGCATGCGCACATCGAGGACAAAGCAGGCCGGGCGATCCGGTAACTCCGCGTCCAGCACCTCCTGGGTCGAAGAGAACGAAATCGACTCGATGCCCACGGAATTCAGCAATTCCTTGAGGGCGTCGCGCACCTCTGCGTCATCATCGACCAGAATTGCCATGGGGCATTCCGCGGTTTCTGACTGTGCCACGCCCATATCTCACCTCGGGAGAATCTGCTGGACACGAAATTTGCCGCTGTCGCGCACTGTATTATCAGCCGCGCGGCCGCCAGACGTCAACTGTGACCTGCGCTTGGCATCTGCCGTCGGCAACGCGAGCCGCACTCAGTGTTCATTTTTCCGAACCACCACGCGTGGCGTTACCGTCGGCACCCACCGTAACGGGATTGTGATGAGCCGCGCTACCACGCCAAGGTTTGATCGAACCGAGGGGAATCGATGCTCACCCTATGCCTCGGTATAGGTCGGAATGGCGGGGGGCTGGAACTCGATACCTGGAGTGCTTAGTCCAACGCGACAACGCTAGCAGCAAACGCCTACGAAGGAGGACTCGGCGGCCGATCGGGGGCGTACACCCGCAATAAACGCGAGGAGGCGTTGCAGAGCTACCCAAGGTGGTAGGAGGTCAACTACCAGAGGCGCCGGCAGCGGCAAAAAGGGGAAAGTCGAGGACGCGAACCGCGACGTGCCTGTTGTCAGGCTCGGGCGCGATCTTGCAGTTTGAGAACAAGCGGATTGGGTCTCGGCGTCCCGACGAGCGTAAGCGTGTTCGCATCAAAATGGTTGAACGCTTGGTCGCGGCCTTTAATCATTAGGGTGGTCTGGACGAGATAGCTCCAGCTTCCGTCGTCGTTGAAAGCAATGTCGCAGCGGTAGCTCGTGGTGCGGAATGCTTCGTCAAGGAACTCCGTTGCGTGAATGCCGTACCGCGTGTCACCGCGTGTGGCGGTAACCGAAAACTTGGTGTCACTCGGGTTCGCCCACCCGGAGGCGAGCAAGACCAGACCGCGCGGGATCGTCACACTTTGCATGATCAGACCCGTTGCAGGCTCCCATAGCCAGTAGCCGACCTGGTCATGCAGGGTTATC comes from Mesorhizobium japonicum MAFF 303099 and encodes:
- a CDS encoding response regulator transcription factor, whose translation is MGVAQSETAECPMAILVDDDAEVRDALKELLNSVGIESISFSSTQEVLDAELPDRPACFVLDVRMPGQSGLDLQHLLLTKGIQTPVVFLTGHGDIAMSVQAMKTGAVDFLTKPVRDQTFLDAVSVAVATDKARRAASTAARKTMALYETLTPREREVLRFVVAGAMNKQIAFDLGISEITVKLHRSNMMKKMNARSLTHLLGAWQSMPAEMR
- a CDS encoding FABP family protein, which encodes MAQDIFTEPSNVAPDDLANLGPLRRLAGVWQSDKGVDVSPKENGPERRVFRERIRMDAIDPQTNGPQLLYGLRYHSHINTPGEAITLHDQVGYWLWEPATGLIMQSVTIPRGLVLLASGWANPSDTKFSVTATRGDTRYGIHATEFLDEAFRTTSYRCDIAFNDDGSWSYLVQTTLMIKGRDQAFNHFDANTLTLVGTPRPNPLVLKLQDRARA